Proteins from one Deinococcus actinosclerus genomic window:
- a CDS encoding helical backbone metal receptor has translation MRLASLTCSNTDILHALHATDRLVAVDSHSDAPGIEHAVRLGPDLNIDVDALTRARPDLVLASLSVPGMERVVQAVQAAGLNTVILDPTSVPGTAATIRQVGALLGLPERGEEVAAALEAELAALHRPSPAPARVLVEWWPKPIIAATRDSWVTDLLSSLGAVNALAGRAGRSSPLTLDEVRAARPDLIVCSWCGAKKLRPEVIEARGLGVPVVAVPESGLGRPGPRLIEGARQIRAALDALGR, from the coding sequence ATGCGCCTTGCCAGCCTGACGTGCAGCAACACCGACATCCTGCACGCCCTGCACGCCACGGACCGGCTGGTGGCGGTGGACAGCCACAGCGACGCCCCCGGCATCGAGCACGCCGTCCGGCTCGGCCCGGACCTCAACATCGACGTGGACGCCCTGACCCGCGCCCGCCCTGATCTGGTGCTCGCCAGCCTGAGCGTGCCCGGCATGGAGCGCGTCGTGCAGGCGGTGCAGGCCGCCGGGCTGAACACCGTGATCCTCGACCCGACCAGCGTGCCGGGCACCGCCGCCACCATCCGGCAGGTGGGTGCGCTCCTGGGCCTGCCGGAACGCGGAGAGGAGGTCGCCGCCGCGCTGGAGGCCGAACTGGCCGCCCTGCACCGCCCCAGCCCAGCCCCGGCGCGCGTGCTGGTCGAGTGGTGGCCGAAACCCATCATCGCCGCCACCCGCGACTCCTGGGTCACCGACCTGCTGAGCAGCCTGGGCGCCGTGAATGCCCTGGCCGGGCGGGCCGGGCGCAGCAGCCCCCTGACGCTGGACGAGGTCCGCGCCGCCCGCCCGGACCTGATCGTCTGCTCGTGGTGCGGCGCGAAGAAACTGCGCCCCGAGGTCATCGAGGCGCGCGGCCTGGGCGTGCCTGTCGTCGCTGTGCCCGAGAGTGGACTGGGCCGCCCCGGCCCCCGCCTGATCGAGGGCGCCCGGCAGATCCGCGCCGCCCTCGACGCCCTGGGCCGCTGA
- a CDS encoding c-type cytochrome, whose product MKNTFAVTMTLLLALTVGGSVIGYNIATTEHHTEEKGGEETQAPQNNSESSPSANGASSGPAGGTQANTRGANDGGEQAGENGATVEASGNSTGDQATSTTEGSATDTDTAGSTGEQPAETAAAAETQGDASAGGKTFAANCAGCHGANGQGQIGPSLVTADGPKSWTLAQFTTTLREGKTPERELSATMPRFSDAQLTDSDIANLQAYIKTLN is encoded by the coding sequence ATGAAGAACACCTTCGCCGTCACCATGACGCTGCTGCTGGCCCTGACCGTCGGCGGATCCGTCATCGGGTACAACATTGCCACCACGGAGCACCACACGGAGGAGAAGGGTGGCGAGGAGACCCAGGCCCCCCAGAACAACAGCGAGTCGTCCCCCAGCGCGAACGGCGCGTCGTCCGGCCCGGCGGGCGGCACCCAGGCCAACACGCGGGGGGCCAACGACGGCGGCGAGCAGGCCGGCGAGAACGGCGCGACGGTGGAAGCCAGCGGCAACAGCACGGGCGATCAGGCGACGAGCACCACCGAGGGCAGCGCCACCGATACCGACACCGCCGGTTCGACCGGTGAGCAGCCGGCCGAGACGGCCGCCGCCGCCGAAACGCAGGGGGACGCCTCGGCCGGCGGGAAGACCTTCGCGGCCAACTGCGCCGGCTGCCACGGCGCGAACGGCCAGGGCCAGATCGGGCCCAGCCTCGTGACCGCCGACGGCCCCAAGAGCTGGACGCTGGCGCAGTTCACCACCACCCTGCGCGAAGGCAAGACCCCCGAGCGGGAACTGTCGGCCACCATGCCCCGCTTCTCGGACGCGCA
- a CDS encoding chlorite dismutase family protein — translation MVDLDPSGQVTQREPDRSGRQFMNYSFFKLDPAFRRLPHAEREEIKAEFMAAADAWQADAPAAKGLIQRSYSLVGVRGDVDFMIWRMAFDVRDFQDAQARLNRTRLMGYLTQPYTYTSMNKRSQYVNRVEGSGHGLEILPGQGRYLFIYPFIKTRAWYDLTPHARQGMMDEHIYASEPFKGVRINTSYSYGIDDQEFVVSFDSDHPQEFVDLVHRLRYTEASNYTLQDTPMFTCVKKDLRETLDDLA, via the coding sequence ATGGTGGACCTCGACCCCAGCGGGCAGGTCACGCAGCGTGAACCCGACCGGTCGGGCCGGCAGTTCATGAACTACTCGTTCTTCAAGCTCGACCCCGCCTTCCGCCGCCTGCCGCACGCCGAGCGCGAGGAGATCAAGGCCGAGTTCATGGCCGCCGCCGACGCCTGGCAGGCCGACGCGCCCGCCGCGAAGGGCCTCATCCAGCGCAGCTACTCGCTGGTCGGCGTGCGCGGCGACGTGGACTTCATGATCTGGCGCATGGCCTTCGACGTCCGCGACTTTCAGGACGCCCAGGCCCGCCTGAACCGCACCCGCCTGATGGGCTACCTGACCCAGCCGTACACGTACACCAGCATGAACAAGCGCAGCCAGTACGTGAACCGCGTCGAGGGCAGCGGGCACGGCCTGGAGATCCTGCCCGGCCAGGGCCGCTACCTGTTCATCTACCCGTTCATCAAGACCCGCGCGTGGTACGACCTGACGCCCCACGCCCGCCAGGGCATGATGGACGAGCACATCTACGCCTCCGAGCCGTTCAAGGGCGTGCGGATCAACACCAGCTACTCCTACGGCATTGACGACCAGGAGTTCGTGGTGAGCTTCGACAGCGACCACCCGCAGGAATTCGTGGATCTGGTGCACCGCCTGCGCTACACCGAGGCCAGCAACTACACGCTGCAGGACACCCCGATGTTCACCTGCGTGAAGAAGGACCTGCGGGAGACACTGGACGACCTCGCGTAA